The following proteins are encoded in a genomic region of Ornithinibacillus sp. 4-3:
- the hpt gene encoding hypoxanthine phosphoribosyltransferase, whose translation MMHNDIEKVLVTEEEIAKKCAEIGKLLTSEYAGKFPLVIGVLKGATPFMSDLIRHIDTHVEVDFMDVSSYGSGTKSSGEVKIVKDLDTKVEDRDLLIIEDIIDSGLTLSYLVDLFKYRKAKSIKIVTLLDKPARRTAKIKADLVGFEIPDAFVVGYGLDYNERYRNLPYIGILKPEVYGG comes from the coding sequence ATGATGCATAATGATATTGAAAAAGTTCTAGTTACAGAAGAAGAAATTGCGAAAAAATGTGCAGAAATCGGCAAGCTATTAACGAGTGAATATGCTGGGAAGTTTCCACTTGTCATTGGAGTATTAAAAGGTGCGACACCTTTTATGTCTGATCTTATCCGCCATATCGATACACATGTTGAAGTAGATTTCATGGATGTATCTAGCTATGGAAGTGGCACAAAATCTTCTGGAGAAGTAAAAATTGTGAAGGACTTAGATACAAAGGTAGAGGATCGTGATCTTCTTATTATCGAAGATATTATTGATAGTGGGTTAACCCTTAGTTATTTAGTTGATCTTTTCAAATATCGTAAGGCAAAGTCGATAAAAATTGTTACATTATTAGATAAACCCGCAAGACGTACAGCGAAGATTAAAGCAGATCTAGTTGGTTTTGAAATACCAGATGCTTTTGTTGTAGGATATGGATTAGACTATAATGAAAGATATCGGAATTTACCTTATATCGGGATTTTAAAACCAGAAGTATATGGTGGATAA